The genomic DNA CTCCCCCTACTTGACACTGGACATCCTGGGCCATAGTTCACTGTATGggcacacgaacacacacacacacacacacacacacacacacacacacacacacgaacactcacacacacacacacacgaacacacacacacacacacacacacacactctctctctctctctctctctctctgcctctcctctctcctcttctcctctctctcctctccctctctcctagaACTACACACAGGGTGCAGACAGCTATGGATAGGTCCAATTTGCCTGCTCTGCATCTAACCTGCCCTAAAGATCTTGTCATCATTTTCCGACTACTTCCAGACCCTCTGGGCAAGTGCTCCAGCTCCTGCTTGGCTAGGTCAGTCAGGCTGATCAGAAAGGCACAGTGTAGCAAAGTCCCCTACTGGGATGGCCGTTTCTTGGAAGCAAGAAGGCTAAGGGGCCCGCAGCTGCCCAAGGCTGGTATACACATCATCTGCTCCACTCAGCTCCTCAAAGATTGGAATGAGGTTCAGCAACTCTGTATCTGCCATGTCATCAAACCAGGACTGCACAGGCACCTGGGGTAGGGAAAAGGTGAGGTTAATCTGCTTGTCCTTTTCTTGATGCAGCCACTGGAGGCTACTGGGTCATACTGGGGTAGTGAACTCTGGTGAAGCCCCTTGTCCTGGCCTGAGGCCCAAGGGCCTGTCTGGTCCACTCACTGCATTCTCCGGGTGGAAGATGTAAGACGCAGGAGAGTTGTCCAGGATGAGGGTCTTCCTCAGGTCCCTGCCCAGTCGGCTGAGGTCCTTGACGTAGCAGCCCTGGTGGAACACACAAGACTCCCGGAACAGGCGGGCCCGGAACACCCCACACTGGTCCAGGAGGTCTGTCACAGGGTCGGCatactagaaaaacaaaagaagccttAGCTTGGACTCGGTGCTGGATCCCCTCCCTGTGGGTGGTACCTCATCTGctcttccctcccaccctgcTGTCCGGTACCTTGGCCAGACTGGCAGTGAAGAGAACACATTCAAAGAGCTCCCCCATCCGTCTCAGGAACTCATCAACGTAAGGCCTCTTGAGCACATACAcctggggaggcagaaaggatGGCTGGAGGTACCCATGAGGCCAGCCGTCCCACTGACACAGAAAAGCCATCAGGCCCAGGAGCCAGGCCAAGGCCCTAGGAACCTCTGCCCCACCATGCATGGCTCCAACCAGGCTTTTGCTGGCTCAACAGGCTCAATCCTAAACTGCCAGGAAGGAATGCATGCCACGTCCCAGGAGCCATCTTCATTCCAGGGGTGAACCATTAGCTGCCTCCAGAAACAAGTAATCAAGAATAGGCCTCACACATGGAAACAGCCTATCCTGGATTACTTGAATCCAGCCACAGCCTTCACAACCGCTTCTGTACTGGCTCCCTGCAGGACCCCGATACTTCCTCAAACACACGTCCTCACAGGGCTTCTGTGAACACCACATAGAGAAGGGCACACGGTGGAGGACCATGCCTGCGTCACTCTGACAGGTTCTTCAGCTGCTCATCCCCCAGTTTACAATCTACTGTGTCCCACCTTCAGCCCACACAAGTGCTCCTCAGGTCTATTTCCTTAGAGCTCTTGTCAATACATCACCCCAGAACAGTGTGTGCCTACCACAATTTCCTCCCAGCCCGAATTAGCCACCAATTCATCAGGAGACCCCTCCCAGTTTAGCAGCAGGAACCCTTCATACAACCGCAAATTGCTCTAATCACCCTGCTACTCCTTAACTTCACAAAGAAGCCCCTTCCTCAATGGTTACTCATCAAACATGACCTCTCAGATCCACACTGGGCAGGCAGCCCTCCCCCACTTAAATTCCACGCCTCTATTAACCACAAGTCCCCTGCATGTAATTTGCCTATTTGAAGGCATGACCCATGAATTCTGTACATTCCTATTTCCTCAACTAGACTGCAAGGGATGATGGGTCTAGCAGAGTACCACAGCTTCGTGGCTCTGGTACAGATAGCCTGAAAAGGGAGATAACGACAAACCCGTGAAAGCCTCAACCTGTACTTTCCCTATGAGTAACTATGTGATCAGTCTGTGAAAACAGGCATTATGTCTGCTATGACATATGTACCAACGGTC from Cricetulus griseus strain 17A/GY chromosome 1 unlocalized genomic scaffold, alternate assembly CriGri-PICRH-1.0 chr1_0, whole genome shotgun sequence includes the following:
- the Ctdsp2 gene encoding carboxy-terminal domain RNA polymerase II polypeptide A small phosphatase 2 isoform X5, which translates into the protein MEHGSIITQARREDALVLTKQGLVSKSSPKKPRGRNIFKTLFCCFHTQHVGQSSSSTELTYKEETNTIAKSDLLQCLQYQFYQPINNADFIVPVEIEGTTHQVYVLKRPYVDEFLRRMGELFECVLFTASLAKYADPVTDLLDQCGVFRARLFRESCVFHQGCYVKDLSRLGRDLRKTLILDNSPASYIFHPENAVPVQSWFDDMADTELLNLIPIFEELSGADDVYTSLGQLRAP
- the Ctdsp2 gene encoding carboxy-terminal domain RNA polymerase II polypeptide A small phosphatase 2 isoform X4, which translates into the protein MEHGSIITQARREDALVLTKQGLVSKSSPKKPRGRNIFKTLFCCFHTQHVGQSSSSTELTYKEETNTIAKSDLLQCLQYQFYQIPGTCLLPEVTEQDQGRICVVIDLDETLVHSSFKVYVLKRPYVDEFLRRMGELFECVLFTASLAKYADPVTDLLDQCGVFRARLFRESCVFHQGCYVKDLSRLGRDLRKTLILDNSPASYIFHPENAVPVQSWFDDMADTELLNLIPIFEELSGADDVYTSLGQLRAP
- the Ctdsp2 gene encoding carboxy-terminal domain RNA polymerase II polypeptide A small phosphatase 2 isoform X3; protein product: MEHGSIITQARREDALVLTKQGLVSKSSPKKPRGRNIFKTLFCCFHTQHVGQSSSSTELTYKEETNTIAKSDLLQCLQYQFYQIPGTCLLPEVTEQDQGRICVVIDLDETLVHSSFKPINNADFIVPVEIEGTTHQVYVLKRPYVDEFLRRMGELFECVLFTASLAKYADPVTDLLDQCGVFRARLFRESCVFHQGCYVKDLSRLGRDLRKTLILDNSPASYIFHPENAVPVQSWFDDMADTELLNLIPIFEELSGADDVYTSLGQLRAP